One stretch of Corynebacterium imitans DNA includes these proteins:
- a CDS encoding Asp23/Gls24 family envelope stress response protein: MADHTLNDNTLATTDSATDVDTEQTRPRNENLESDSGTTVIDDNVVGKIAGIAAREVSGVYNLGGGAARMWGAVRESLTSSTNVQQGVNVVVEDGHTSVAVAIIAEYGVAIHELANAIRENITVALTRMTGLIVDRVDVTVHDVHLPEQETATDQDEFQPNNQALGQ, encoded by the coding sequence ATGGCCGATCACACTCTGAACGACAACACCCTGGCAACCACCGATTCCGCTACCGACGTCGACACCGAGCAGACCCGTCCGCGTAACGAGAACCTGGAGTCCGACAGTGGCACCACCGTCATCGACGACAACGTTGTGGGCAAAATCGCCGGCATCGCTGCCCGTGAGGTCTCCGGTGTGTACAACCTGGGCGGCGGCGCTGCCCGTATGTGGGGCGCGGTCCGCGAGTCGCTGACCTCCTCCACCAACGTCCAGCAGGGCGTCAACGTCGTCGTGGAGGACGGCCACACCTCCGTGGCTGTCGCCATCATCGCCGAGTACGGCGTGGCAATCCACGAGCTGGCAAACGCTATCCGCGAGAACATCACCGTCGCACTGACCCGCATGACCGGCCTGATCGTCGACCGCGTCGACGTCACCGTGCACGACGTGCACCTGCCGGAGCAGGAGACGGCCACTGATCAGGACGAGTTCCAGCCGAACAACCAGGCTCTGGGCCAGTAG
- a CDS encoding DsrE family protein — MSTGKFCVTIAHAKNDTDLATVGFVVANAAAGSAQDTMVFLSSEGAYLAVDGYADDIHEEGFAPLKELIDNFIAAGGTLYVCAPCIKKRGYTEDQLIEGAQIVGGAKLVEFLADGTPSVSY, encoded by the coding sequence ATGTCTACCGGAAAATTTTGCGTCACCATTGCCCACGCCAAGAACGACACCGACCTGGCCACCGTTGGCTTCGTCGTAGCGAACGCTGCGGCCGGCTCCGCCCAGGACACGATGGTCTTCCTCTCCTCCGAGGGTGCCTACCTTGCAGTCGACGGCTACGCCGACGACATCCACGAGGAGGGCTTCGCACCGCTCAAGGAGCTCATCGACAATTTCATTGCTGCCGGCGGCACTCTCTACGTCTGTGCACCGTGCATTAAGAAGCGCGGCTACACCGAGGACCAGCTCATCGAGGGTGCCCAGATCGTGGGCGGCGCGAAGCTCGTCGAGTTCCTCGCGGACGGCACACCGAGCGTCTCCTACTAG
- a CDS encoding Asp23/Gls24 family envelope stress response protein, translating into MGTTFYHISERAVERVAEVAASSVPGTLAVDAKLAGLAGRSFPRIDVHLDRQSGVAAIEAEIATAYPAPIAAITDAVRATVISHVRTLTGLDVSRVNVSVASVEAQGLDGRVTWDEVASHSAFAIPTPIRVHQLSVESPRTKQRAPLTEIHARSLEDDMWEFNAPRPAAVQSVKTPRPAKVRTEGFAPDALRLTPVDTPAPAKPWTPDTPEPRVPAPFTVTPTQLRRVRVPEPAAVRRADVPPRRPLTKVTASAPAQLTPVRTAPKRPLTKIKVNATPLREVAPPAPAPLARPRAPRPAPLKQISIIPVVNDYDRTR; encoded by the coding sequence ATGGGTACGACGTTCTACCACATCAGCGAGCGCGCGGTAGAGCGCGTTGCTGAGGTGGCGGCCTCGTCGGTGCCAGGCACCCTTGCGGTGGACGCGAAGCTGGCTGGGCTCGCCGGCCGCAGCTTCCCCAGGATTGATGTCCACCTCGACCGCCAGTCGGGTGTCGCAGCGATCGAGGCCGAGATCGCGACCGCTTACCCAGCGCCAATTGCGGCGATTACCGACGCCGTCCGCGCGACCGTCATCTCACACGTGCGCACCCTGACCGGCCTCGACGTCTCCCGCGTGAACGTCTCCGTCGCCAGTGTTGAGGCCCAGGGCCTCGACGGCCGCGTGACCTGGGACGAGGTGGCGAGCCACTCCGCGTTCGCCATCCCCACCCCGATCCGCGTCCACCAGTTGTCCGTGGAGTCCCCGCGCACAAAGCAGCGTGCACCGCTTACGGAAATCCACGCGCGCTCGCTGGAGGACGACATGTGGGAGTTCAACGCCCCTCGCCCGGCTGCAGTGCAGAGCGTAAAGACACCTCGACCGGCCAAGGTGCGCACCGAGGGCTTCGCCCCGGACGCGCTCCGGTTGACCCCCGTGGACACGCCCGCTCCGGCCAAACCGTGGACGCCTGACACGCCCGAGCCACGCGTACCCGCACCGTTTACTGTCACGCCGACGCAGCTGCGCCGCGTGCGCGTACCGGAGCCTGCGGCAGTTCGCCGCGCCGATGTACCGCCGCGCCGCCCGCTGACCAAGGTGACTGCTTCTGCCCCGGCGCAGCTGACCCCGGTGCGCACAGCGCCGAAGCGCCCGTTGACCAAGATCAAAGTCAACGCGACGCCGCTACGCGAGGTTGCGCCTCCTGCACCGGCACCGCTTGCACGCCCGCGTGCACCGCGCCCGGCACCGCTCAAGCAGATCTCTATTATTCCGGTGGTGAATGACTATGACCGCACCCGCTAA
- the rplP gene encoding 50S ribosomal protein L16: MLIPKRVKYRRQHRPTRRGVSKGGNTINFGDWGLQALEPAYITNRQIEASRIAINRHVKRGGKVWINIFPDRPLTQKPLGVRMGSGKGPVEKWVANVKPGRILFEMSYPNDEVAIEALRRAAAKLPCKTRIIKKEDQY; encoded by the coding sequence ATGCTTATCCCTAAGCGCGTGAAGTACCGCCGCCAGCACCGCCCGACCCGTCGCGGCGTGTCCAAGGGCGGGAATACCATCAACTTCGGTGACTGGGGTCTGCAGGCACTCGAGCCGGCCTACATCACCAACCGTCAGATTGAGGCATCCCGTATTGCCATCAACCGTCACGTCAAGCGTGGCGGCAAGGTCTGGATCAACATCTTCCCGGACCGCCCGCTGACCCAGAAGCCGCTCGGCGTGCGTATGGGTTCCGGTAAGGGCCCGGTGGAGAAGTGGGTTGCCAACGTGAAGCCGGGTCGCATCCTGTTTGAGATGTCCTACCCGAATGACGAGGTTGCCATCGAGGCTCTGCGCCGTGCGGCTGCGAAGCTTCCGTGCAAGACTCGCATCATCAAGAAGGAGGACCAGTACTAA
- the tuf gene encoding elongation factor Tu: protein MAKEKFERSKPHVNIGTIGHVDHGKTTTTAAITKVLADQYPEENKAFDYAMIDKAPEERERGITINISHVEYNTPKRHYAHVDAPGHADYIKNMITGAAQMDGAILVVAATDGPMPQTREHVLLARQVGVPYILVALNKCDMVDDEEIIELVEMEVRELLAEQDYDEEAPIVQISALKALEGEEKWVQSVVDLMQACDDSIPDPERETDKPFLMPVEDIFTISGRGTVVTGRVERGVLNVNDEVEIIGIRDKATKTTVTSIEMFNKLLDTAEAGDNAALLLRGLKREDVERGQVIIAPGAYTPHSKFEGSVYVLSKDEGGRHTPFFDNYRPQFYFRTTDVTGVVKLPEGTEMVMPGDNVDMSVELIQPVAMDEGLRFAIREGSRTVGAGRVTKILD from the coding sequence GTGGCAAAGGAAAAGTTCGAGCGCTCTAAGCCGCACGTGAACATCGGCACCATCGGTCACGTCGACCACGGCAAGACCACCACCACCGCCGCGATCACCAAGGTGCTGGCAGACCAGTACCCGGAGGAGAACAAGGCCTTCGACTACGCGATGATCGATAAGGCTCCGGAGGAGCGCGAGCGTGGTATTACCATCAACATCTCCCACGTGGAGTACAACACCCCGAAGCGCCACTACGCACACGTTGACGCTCCGGGCCACGCCGACTACATCAAGAACATGATCACCGGTGCGGCACAGATGGACGGCGCTATCCTCGTTGTCGCTGCGACCGACGGCCCGATGCCGCAGACCCGCGAGCACGTGCTGCTCGCTCGCCAGGTTGGCGTTCCGTACATCCTCGTTGCACTGAACAAGTGCGACATGGTCGACGATGAGGAGATCATCGAGCTCGTCGAGATGGAGGTCCGCGAGCTGCTGGCTGAGCAGGACTACGACGAGGAAGCTCCGATCGTCCAGATCTCCGCTCTGAAGGCTCTCGAGGGCGAGGAGAAGTGGGTACAGTCCGTTGTTGACCTCATGCAGGCCTGCGACGACTCCATCCCGGATCCGGAGCGCGAGACCGACAAGCCGTTCCTGATGCCGGTGGAGGACATCTTCACCATTTCCGGCCGCGGCACCGTCGTGACCGGCCGTGTCGAGCGCGGTGTCCTCAACGTCAACGATGAGGTTGAGATCATCGGTATCCGCGACAAGGCCACCAAGACCACCGTCACCTCCATCGAGATGTTCAACAAGCTCCTCGACACCGCCGAGGCTGGCGACAACGCTGCACTGCTGCTCCGTGGCCTCAAGCGTGAGGACGTTGAGCGTGGTCAGGTCATCATCGCTCCGGGTGCTTACACCCCGCACTCCAAGTTCGAGGGTTCCGTCTACGTCCTGTCCAAGGATGAGGGCGGCCGCCACACCCCGTTCTTCGACAACTACCGTCCGCAGTTCTACTTCCGCACCACCGACGTGACCGGTGTTGTGAAGCTGCCGGAGGGCACCGAGATGGTCATGCCGGGCGACAACGTCGACATGTCCGTCGAGCTCATCCAGCCGGTCGCTATGGACGAGGGCCTGCGCTTCGCTATCCGCGAGGGCTCCCGCACCGTTGGCGCTGGCCGCGTCACCAAGATCCTCGACTAA
- the rplC gene encoding 50S ribosomal protein L3, with product MSENQIKGILGKKLGMTQVFDEENRVIPVTVVEAGPCVVTQIRTKETDGYSAIQIAYGDIDPRKSNKPQAGHFKKAGVTPRRVVAEIRMDDTSEYEVGQEYNATIFDGDTYVDVVGTTKGKGYAGAMKRHGFAGQGAAHGNQAAHRRVGGIGGAATPGRVFKGKRMAGRMGGNRVTTQNLKIQRIDGDNNLILVKGAIPGAKGSVVTVKTAVKGGAHA from the coding sequence ATGTCTGAGAATCAGATCAAGGGCATTCTGGGCAAGAAGCTCGGCATGACCCAGGTCTTCGACGAGGAGAACCGTGTAATTCCGGTCACCGTCGTCGAGGCCGGGCCGTGTGTGGTCACCCAGATTCGTACCAAAGAGACCGATGGCTACAGCGCCATCCAGATTGCTTACGGCGACATTGACCCCCGTAAGTCCAACAAGCCGCAGGCTGGCCACTTCAAGAAGGCTGGCGTGACGCCGCGCCGCGTTGTTGCGGAGATCCGCATGGACGACACCTCCGAGTACGAGGTCGGCCAGGAGTACAACGCAACCATCTTCGACGGCGACACCTACGTCGACGTCGTCGGCACCACCAAGGGCAAGGGCTACGCCGGCGCGATGAAGCGCCACGGCTTCGCCGGCCAGGGTGCCGCACACGGTAACCAGGCAGCACACCGCCGCGTCGGTGGTATCGGTGGCGCTGCTACCCCGGGCCGTGTCTTCAAGGGCAAGCGCATGGCTGGCCGTATGGGCGGTAACCGCGTTACTACCCAGAACCTGAAGATCCAACGCATCGACGGCGACAACAACCTGATCCTGGTCAAGGGTGCTATCCCGGGTGCCAAGGGCAGCGTTGTTACCGTCAAGACCGCAGTGAAGGGCGGTGCTCACGCATGA
- the rplW gene encoding 50S ribosomal protein L23 yields the protein MAKTANPRDIIIAPVLSEKTYALMEQNTYTFYVAPSANKTQIKIAVEEIFGVDVASVNTVNREGKRKRTRTGFGKRKDTKRAYVTLREGSDSIDIFGASA from the coding sequence ATGGCTAAGACTGCTAACCCGCGCGACATCATCATCGCACCGGTCCTCTCTGAGAAGACCTACGCGCTGATGGAGCAGAACACCTACACGTTCTACGTCGCTCCGTCTGCTAACAAGACCCAGATCAAGATCGCCGTGGAAGAGATTTTCGGCGTCGACGTCGCATCGGTGAACACCGTCAACCGCGAGGGTAAGCGCAAGCGCACCCGCACCGGTTTCGGTAAGCGTAAGGACACCAAGCGCGCCTACGTCACTCTCCGCGAGGGCAGCGACTCCATCGACATCTTCGGCGCTTCCGCTTAA
- the rplB gene encoding 50S ribosomal protein L2 → MAIRKYKPTTPGRRASSVSEFEEITRSTPEKSLLRPLPKKGGRNTHGHITTRHRGGGHKRRYRVIDFRRSDKDGVLAKVAHIEYDPNRTANIALLHYFDGEKRYIIAPKGLKQGTVIESGANADIKVGNNLPLRNIPTGTTIHAVELKPGAGAKLARSAGASIQLLGKEGSYAVLRMPSSEIRRVDIRCRATVGEVGNADQINIRWGKAGRMRWKGWRPTVRGVVMNPVDHPHGGGEGKTSGGRHPVSPWGQKEGRTRNPNRYSNNMIVRRRRSKNKKR, encoded by the coding sequence ATGGCTATTCGTAAGTACAAGCCGACAACCCCGGGTCGCCGCGCCAGCTCCGTTTCCGAGTTCGAGGAGATCACTCGCTCGACTCCGGAAAAGTCGTTGCTGCGCCCGCTCCCGAAGAAGGGTGGCCGTAACACCCACGGCCACATCACCACTCGTCACCGCGGCGGCGGCCACAAGCGTCGCTACCGCGTGATCGATTTCCGCCGTTCCGACAAGGACGGCGTGCTGGCGAAGGTCGCGCACATCGAGTACGACCCGAACCGCACTGCAAACATTGCACTGCTCCACTACTTTGACGGTGAGAAGCGCTACATCATTGCGCCGAAGGGCCTGAAGCAGGGCACCGTTATCGAGTCGGGCGCAAACGCGGACATCAAGGTTGGCAACAACCTGCCGCTGCGCAACATCCCGACCGGTACCACCATCCACGCTGTGGAGCTCAAGCCCGGTGCTGGCGCCAAGCTTGCCCGCTCCGCTGGTGCTTCCATCCAGCTGCTGGGTAAGGAAGGTTCCTACGCCGTGCTGCGTATGCCGTCCTCCGAGATCCGTCGCGTGGACATCCGCTGCCGCGCAACCGTCGGTGAGGTGGGCAACGCAGACCAGATCAACATCCGTTGGGGCAAGGCCGGCCGTATGCGCTGGAAGGGCTGGAGGCCCACTGTCCGCGGTGTTGTCATGAACCCGGTCGACCACCCGCACGGTGGTGGTGAGGGTAAGACTTCCGGTGGCCGTCACCCGGTTTCTCCTTGGGGCCAGAAGGAAGGCCGTACCCGCAACCCGAACCGTTACTCCAACAACATGATCGTGCGCCGTCGTCGCTCGAAGAACAAGAAGCGCTAA
- the rpsJ gene encoding 30S ribosomal protein S10 — MAGQKIRIRLKAYDHEAIDASAKKIVATVTRTGARVVGPVPLPTEKNVYAVIRSPHKYKDSREHFEMRTHKRLIDILDPTPKTVDALMRIDLPASVDVNIQ; from the coding sequence GTGGCGGGACAGAAGATCCGCATCAGGCTCAAGGCCTACGACCACGAAGCGATCGACGCATCTGCGAAGAAGATCGTTGCTACGGTCACCCGCACGGGTGCCCGCGTCGTTGGACCGGTGCCGTTGCCCACCGAGAAGAACGTGTACGCCGTTATTCGTTCTCCCCACAAGTACAAGGACTCTCGCGAGCACTTCGAGATGCGCACTCACAAGCGCCTCATCGACATTCTCGATCCGACGCCGAAGACTGTTGACGCGCTTATGCGCATTGACCTTCCGGCGAGCGTCGACGTGAACATCCAGTAA
- the rpsS gene encoding 30S ribosomal protein S19, translating to MPRSLKKGPFVDEHLLNKVDAQNEAGTKQVIKTWSRRSTILPDFIGHTFAVHDGRKHVPVFVDESMVGHKLGEFAPTKTFKGHVKAEKGRR from the coding sequence ATGCCACGCAGCCTGAAGAAGGGCCCGTTCGTCGATGAGCACCTCCTCAACAAGGTGGATGCTCAGAACGAGGCCGGTACCAAGCAGGTCATCAAGACCTGGTCCCGCCGCTCGACCATTCTCCCCGATTTCATCGGTCACACTTTCGCCGTCCACGACGGCCGGAAGCACGTCCCGGTGTTTGTCGACGAGTCCATGGTCGGTCACAAGCTCGGCGAGTTTGCACCCACCAAGACCTTTAAGGGTCACGTCAAGGCAGAGAAGGGACGTCGATAA
- the rplD gene encoding 50S ribosomal protein L4 yields the protein MTNLTLDVHTADGKTNGSVELPAELFDREASIPLLHQVVTAQLAAARQGTHATKTRADVRGGGKKPFRQKGTGRARQGSIRAPQFTGGGTVHGPQPRSYSQRTPKKMIKAALVGALTDRARNARIHVVEDLVPGQKPSTKSARAFIERLTDRKSVLLVIGREDVNSRLSARNLPGVRILEPGQLNTYDVLNADDVVFSVEALHTFINRDAAKASATAAEEEK from the coding sequence ATGACGAACCTGACGCTTGACGTCCACACCGCTGACGGAAAGACCAACGGTTCCGTAGAGCTTCCGGCAGAACTTTTTGACCGTGAAGCTTCCATCCCGCTGCTGCACCAGGTTGTGACCGCACAGCTTGCAGCCGCACGTCAGGGAACGCACGCTACCAAGACCCGCGCCGATGTGCGCGGTGGTGGCAAGAAGCCGTTCCGCCAGAAGGGCACCGGTCGTGCCCGTCAGGGTTCCATCCGCGCTCCGCAGTTCACCGGCGGCGGCACCGTTCACGGTCCGCAGCCGCGTTCCTACTCGCAGCGCACCCCGAAGAAAATGATTAAGGCAGCTCTCGTTGGTGCCCTCACCGACCGCGCGCGCAACGCTCGCATCCACGTCGTTGAGGACCTGGTCCCGGGTCAGAAGCCCTCGACCAAGTCTGCACGCGCCTTCATCGAGCGCCTGACCGACCGTAAGTCCGTTCTGCTGGTCATCGGCCGTGAGGACGTCAACTCCCGTCTTTCCGCAAGGAACCTGCCGGGCGTTCGCATCCTTGAGCCGGGGCAGCTGAACACCTACGACGTCCTCAACGCAGACGACGTGGTCTTCTCGGTCGAGGCACTGCACACCTTCATCAACCGCGACGCGGCAAAGGCATCCGCCACCGCAGCGGAGGAGGAGAAGTAA
- the rpsQ gene encoding 30S ribosomal protein S17, with protein MSEANVTEQNTQKAVQKRRRGYVVSDKMDKTIVVEVEDRKSHALYGKIVRTTNRVKAHDEDNTAGVGDLVLIEETRPLSKDKHFRLVEIVEKAR; from the coding sequence ATGAGTGAGGCAAACGTGACTGAACAGAACACCCAGAAGGCAGTGCAGAAGCGCCGCCGCGGCTACGTCGTATCCGACAAGATGGACAAGACCATTGTCGTCGAGGTCGAGGATCGTAAGTCCCACGCCCTTTACGGCAAGATCGTCCGCACGACCAACCGCGTCAAGGCTCACGACGAGGACAACACCGCCGGTGTCGGCGACCTGGTCCTTATCGAGGAGACCCGCCCGCTGTCCAAGGACAAGCACTTCCGTCTCGTCGAGATCGTCGAGAAGGCTCGCTAG
- the rplV gene encoding 50S ribosomal protein L22: MADTITTASATAKFVRTSPMKARRVLALVRGKSVSEALAILKYAPQGAAKDVAKVVASAAANAENNFGLDPRTLVVSECWANEGPTMRRYQPRAQGRAFQIRKRTSHITVVVESKEGAK; this comes from the coding sequence ATGGCTGACACAATCACCACTGCATCCGCGACTGCCAAGTTCGTCCGCACCTCCCCGATGAAGGCCCGCCGCGTGCTGGCCCTCGTCCGCGGGAAGTCCGTCTCCGAGGCCCTCGCAATCCTGAAGTACGCACCGCAGGGTGCGGCCAAGGACGTCGCGAAGGTTGTTGCATCCGCAGCCGCCAACGCCGAGAACAACTTCGGTCTGGACCCGCGCACGCTCGTCGTGTCCGAGTGCTGGGCCAACGAAGGCCCCACCATGCGTCGCTACCAGCCGCGCGCCCAGGGCCGTGCCTTCCAGATCCGGAAGCGCACCTCCCACATCACCGTCGTTGTCGAGTCCAAGGAAGGGGCTAAGTAA
- the fusA gene encoding elongation factor G has product MAQEVLKDLHKVRNIGIMAHIDAGKTTTTERILFYTGINRKVGETHDGGATTDWMEQEKERGITITSAAVTCFWNNNQINIIDTPGHVDFTVEVERSLRVLDGAVAVFDGKEGVEPQSEQVWRQAAKYDVPRICFVNKMDKLGADFFYTVGTIVDRLGAKPLVMQIPIGAEDNFDGVVDLIDMKALLWPGKVETGTPPQIVDIPEDLQELAEEYREKLLETVAESDEELMEKYFGGEELTKEEIKGAIRKLTVNSEIYPVFCGTAYRNKGVEPILDAIVDYLPSPLDVGEVQGTAVDGETPMTRKPSVEEPFSALAFKIAVHPFFGKLTYVRVYSGQAIPGENMLNSTKQNKERVGKLFQMHANKENPVEHADAGNIYAFIGLKHTTTGDTLCNPDHPIILESMDFPDPVIQVAIEPKTKADQEKLGTAIQKLAEEDPTFTVQLDEETGQTVIGGMGELHLDVLVDRMKREFKVEANIGNPQVAYRETIRKKVESLDYTHKKQTGGSGQFAKVIVTVEPYNPDPETLEEGESASYKFENAVTGGRVPKEYIPSVDAGIQDAMQYGFLAGFPLVNIKATLEDGAYHEVDSSEMAFKMAGSQVLKEAVAKAKPVLLEPVMAVEVVTPEEYMGTVNGDISSRRGQVYAMEDRSGAKLVKAKVPLSEMFGYIGDLRSSTAGRANFSMVFDSYAEVPQSVAQEIIDERNGN; this is encoded by the coding sequence CATCATGGCCCACATCGATGCTGGTAAGACCACCACGACCGAGCGCATCCTGTTCTACACGGGTATCAACCGCAAGGTTGGCGAGACCCACGACGGTGGCGCAACCACCGACTGGATGGAGCAGGAGAAGGAGCGCGGCATCACGATTACGTCCGCTGCCGTGACCTGCTTCTGGAACAACAACCAGATCAACATCATTGACACCCCGGGTCACGTGGACTTCACCGTTGAGGTGGAGCGCTCCCTGCGCGTGCTCGATGGCGCTGTCGCCGTCTTTGACGGCAAGGAGGGCGTCGAGCCCCAGTCCGAGCAGGTGTGGCGTCAGGCTGCTAAGTACGACGTGCCGCGTATCTGCTTCGTCAACAAGATGGACAAGCTGGGTGCGGACTTCTTCTACACCGTTGGCACCATCGTTGACCGCCTCGGCGCTAAGCCGTTGGTTATGCAGATCCCGATCGGTGCGGAGGACAACTTCGACGGCGTCGTTGACCTGATCGACATGAAGGCTCTCCTGTGGCCGGGCAAGGTCGAGACCGGTACGCCGCCGCAGATCGTCGATATCCCGGAGGATCTCCAGGAGCTCGCCGAGGAGTACCGCGAGAAGCTCCTCGAGACCGTTGCAGAGTCCGACGAAGAGCTCATGGAGAAGTACTTCGGCGGCGAGGAGCTGACGAAGGAAGAGATCAAGGGCGCTATCCGCAAGCTCACCGTGAACTCCGAGATCTACCCGGTCTTCTGCGGTACCGCTTACCGCAATAAGGGCGTTGAGCCGATCCTGGACGCCATTGTTGACTACCTGCCGAGCCCGCTCGATGTGGGCGAGGTTCAGGGCACCGCGGTCGACGGTGAGACCCCGATGACCCGCAAGCCGTCCGTCGAGGAGCCGTTCTCCGCACTGGCGTTCAAGATCGCCGTGCACCCGTTCTTCGGTAAGCTCACCTACGTGCGCGTGTACTCCGGCCAGGCTATCCCGGGTGAGAACATGCTCAACTCCACGAAGCAGAACAAGGAGCGCGTGGGCAAGCTCTTCCAGATGCACGCGAATAAAGAGAACCCGGTTGAGCATGCCGACGCCGGTAACATCTACGCGTTCATTGGTCTGAAGCACACCACTACCGGTGACACCCTGTGCAACCCGGATCACCCGATCATCCTGGAGTCCATGGACTTCCCGGATCCGGTTATCCAGGTGGCTATCGAGCCGAAGACCAAGGCTGACCAGGAGAAGCTGGGTACCGCTATTCAGAAGCTCGCCGAAGAGGATCCGACCTTCACCGTCCAGCTGGACGAGGAGACCGGCCAGACCGTCATCGGCGGCATGGGTGAGCTGCACCTCGACGTGCTGGTCGACCGCATGAAGCGCGAGTTCAAGGTCGAGGCCAACATTGGTAACCCGCAGGTTGCCTACCGCGAGACCATCCGCAAGAAGGTCGAGTCTCTCGACTACACCCACAAGAAGCAGACTGGTGGTTCCGGTCAGTTCGCAAAGGTCATCGTCACCGTCGAGCCGTACAACCCGGACCCGGAGACCCTGGAGGAGGGCGAGTCCGCTTCCTACAAGTTTGAGAACGCCGTCACCGGTGGTCGCGTGCCGAAGGAGTACATCCCGTCGGTCGACGCTGGTATCCAGGACGCAATGCAGTACGGCTTCCTCGCTGGCTTCCCGCTGGTCAACATCAAGGCGACCCTGGAAGACGGCGCATACCACGAGGTTGACTCCTCGGAGATGGCCTTCAAGATGGCTGGTTCCCAGGTGCTCAAGGAGGCAGTGGCTAAGGCGAAGCCGGTCCTGCTCGAGCCTGTGATGGCTGTCGAGGTCGTGACGCCGGAGGAGTACATGGGTACCGTTAACGGTGACATCTCCTCCCGCCGTGGCCAGGTCTACGCAATGGAGGACCGCTCCGGTGCCAAGCTGGTGAAGGCGAAGGTTCCGCTGTCCGAGATGTTCGGCTACATCGGTGACCTGCGTTCTTCGACTGCTGGCCGTGCGAACTTCTCCATGGTCTTTGATTCCTACGCTGAGGTTCCGCAGAGCGTCGCGCAGGAGATCATCGACGAGCGCAACGGCAACTAG
- the rpmC gene encoding 50S ribosomal protein L29, which translates to MANGTPASEFRELTDEELKSRLSDAKEELFNLRFQLATGQLTNNRRISTVKRDIARIYTVLRERELGLSVVPGAEA; encoded by the coding sequence ATGGCGAACGGTACCCCCGCATCTGAGTTCCGCGAACTCACCGATGAAGAGCTGAAGAGCCGCCTGTCCGACGCGAAGGAAGAGCTGTTCAACCTGCGCTTCCAGCTCGCGACCGGCCAGCTGACCAACAACCGCCGCATCTCCACCGTGAAGCGCGACATCGCACGCATCTACACCGTGCTGCGCGAGCGTGAGCTCGGCCTGTCCGTCGTCCCGGGAGCTGAGGCTTAA
- the rpsC gene encoding 30S ribosomal protein S3 has protein sequence MGQKIHPHGLRLGITANYKSHWYADKNYADYVHEDIKIREFLSKGLERAGIADVVIERTRDRVRVDIHTARPGIVIGRRGSEAERIRRELEKLTGKMVALNILEVKNVDANATLVAQSIAEQLVNRVAFRRAMRKAIQSAMRNPQVKGIKVMTSGRLGGAEMSRVERYHEGRVPLHTLRAEIDYGTAEAHTTFGVIGVKVWIYKGDVVGGVRESELNAPSNERRGRGDRRPRRGGQRRQRAEKKEG, from the coding sequence ATGGGCCAGAAGATCCACCCACACGGCCTGCGCCTGGGTATCACCGCTAACTACAAGTCCCACTGGTACGCCGACAAGAACTACGCTGACTACGTCCACGAGGACATCAAGATCCGTGAGTTCCTGTCCAAGGGCCTCGAGCGCGCCGGCATTGCCGACGTCGTCATCGAGCGCACCCGCGACCGTGTTCGCGTCGACATTCACACCGCCCGCCCGGGCATCGTGATTGGCCGTCGCGGCAGCGAGGCAGAGCGCATCCGCCGCGAGCTGGAAAAGCTCACCGGCAAGATGGTCGCCCTGAACATCCTCGAGGTCAAGAACGTCGACGCCAACGCCACCCTCGTTGCTCAGTCCATTGCTGAGCAGCTGGTCAACCGCGTCGCGTTCCGTCGCGCAATGCGCAAGGCCATCCAGTCCGCAATGCGCAACCCGCAGGTCAAGGGCATCAAGGTGATGACCTCTGGCCGTCTGGGCGGCGCAGAAATGTCCCGCGTCGAGCGCTACCACGAAGGCCGTGTGCCGCTGCACACCCTGCGTGCGGAGATCGACTACGGCACCGCAGAAGCCCACACCACCTTCGGCGTCATCGGCGTCAAGGTCTGGATCTACAAGGGCGACGTCGTTGGCGGTGTCCGCGAGTCCGAGCTCAACGCTCCGTCCAACGAGCGCCGTGGTCGCGGCGACCGCCGCCCGCGTCGTGGCGGCCAGCGCCGCCAGCGCGCCGAGAAGAAGGAGGGCTAA